Proteins from a genomic interval of Mycobacterium conspicuum:
- a CDS encoding NUDIX hydrolase: MTRSAHDAVRRAATRLAALAQTGLTYAANAYDADRYQQAGRLAAELLSAISGRPADELAVELGRDSGYATPKVDVRGVVFDERERVLLMQERLDGHWSVPGGWADPGDSPSSAVVREVLEETGYRSSVVKLISCWDRDVQGNTPPLPVHVYKLFFLCRTDGAAQPAQPLETLAVGWFGLDELPPLSLGRVNPRQLARALAHHRDPTLPTEFD; encoded by the coding sequence ATGACCCGATCAGCTCACGACGCAGTGCGCAGGGCGGCGACCAGGCTCGCCGCGCTCGCCCAGACCGGCCTGACGTACGCCGCCAACGCATACGACGCCGACCGCTACCAGCAGGCGGGCCGGCTCGCCGCCGAGCTGCTCTCGGCGATCAGTGGCCGACCCGCCGACGAGCTTGCGGTGGAACTGGGACGTGATTCCGGCTACGCCACTCCCAAAGTCGATGTCCGCGGGGTCGTCTTCGATGAGCGGGAACGTGTGCTGTTGATGCAGGAGAGGCTCGACGGCCACTGGTCCGTGCCGGGCGGGTGGGCCGATCCCGGCGATTCGCCGTCGTCCGCGGTCGTTCGAGAGGTGCTCGAGGAGACCGGCTACCGAAGTTCGGTGGTGAAGCTGATCTCGTGCTGGGACCGTGACGTGCAAGGCAATACCCCGCCGTTGCCCGTGCACGTCTACAAGCTGTTCTTCCTCTGCCGCACCGACGGCGCCGCCCAGCCGGCCCAACCGCTGGAGACGCTGGCCGTGGGCTGGTTCGGGCTGGACGAGCTGCCGCCGCTATCGCTGGGCAGAGTCAACCCACGGCAGCTTGCACGCGCGCTCGCTCACCACCGCGACCCCACGCTGCCGACCGAGTTCGACTAA